The segment aaaattccCTTTTACATCTaatcaaataatattttttccaaattatatatatatgtatgttattaaaattttttttttttttcttatttaaagaattatGCCATCTTTTGAAACATTTTTTATCTCTTTAATTtcagatatataatatgttaacatattttttatcatatactGTAAGGTTACTTCACTTTGTGCACATGTAACACAAGCTCCTTCTAACTGTACGTAAACTATACCTAAGaagttaaaaaaattaaataatacataaataattacataatgataaattggtaatatataatatgtaaaatatatgatattatgtTTTACCTTTATCTACatcaaaacaaataaatttaatatctCCACCATCATTTAGAATTATTGGTCTTACTCttttttctattaataattttatactgCTTATAATTTCCATGATATCTTCATtgtctttatatattttttcatttttaattttttccaaTACAGGAATAATGTGATCTTCATTAGTACTCTTATTGTctacatttttttcaaaaatgtcaatgaatttgtttatttcatttatataatttatataatcagaattatttattatcgAAAAAAACCTTTGGTTTGTACTTTGTTTTGTcactatatatttatttagcGCTTTTGTTATGTAATTTGAAAATttcacatttttataaatattaaagtgAAAAGTCCGCATCATGCATAAAGAGTGTCTATACGAAAAAgcatttttaaaatgaatcatctttttttttttttttatattatatagaaatgcaaataaataattatcaataaaaatttcttaaaaaataaaaagatatcattttttaaattttatatttctcttttttttttttttatttttttttttaaattattttaaaaattcacaaatgtaataaaaattttatgaaagaaaaaaaaagggaccataacttaaaaaaaatattttttaaaatattatctatatatatatatatatatatgtatatataattttttgtataaaaattttgaGAATGTTTCCTTACAAACCTAGTGAAATTGAATTACCTGCTTATGAATGGGATAAATTAATTCATGAAAGAATAAATGAACTAAAGAAAGAACATGATATAAATACGAAGGTAGAAaagaacatattatattttttagtatattaaataaacattataaagttttataaaaataataaacgtTTCAtttgatattaaaaaaaaaaaaaaaaaaaaaatttacaatatatatatttatatcatgtgttaataaatatgtgtataatattttaatatattcatttatacatatatgtgaGATTTTTAAcacataatttaaaaaatgatttttgaaatatgtatatgttatataaatataagtatataattttgttatattacgtttaaatttaaaaagtttacctactattatatatatatatatatatatatattttttttttttttttttcatatatatatatatatatatatatatattacaacatACAGATTTTTTgttgtgataataaaaatgagaaagaaaatattgGAAAATTGACAAGTTCTTATAAATTacgtaataatataaaaatgatttgtTGGTTAATGAAGTATAATAATACCACATAATTATGATAtcttgtatttattttattaatttttttgtgttcatgattttgttaatattaatCCACTGGCAATTATTTGATTTTCTtcagataaaataaaacgaGACAATGGTGAAAtggtaaaaaaaagaaaatcgtaaatattaaaaaatggtgtatctaaagaaataaaatatttgaattCCTCTCTGAAATATTGTGCACAAATGagagaattattattaacttGTATTTCTATAATACCTATATCATGACTACgtaaacattttttattatcaattttttcataaaatgtaaaattattattatcactatttttgttaaaacttttttgataattttcaatatctgttatatttttattatcagcaaactttaatttatttgatgAGATTGACAAATGATCAGAATTTGAactaacattttttttataaagagaaaaaatatttgtaacGGTTACACTGTGTGCAAAatttaaagaataaaaaagatattgtCTACCTATAATAAGTGGAATTCgtatttcatttaattttattaatacttTAAATTTGTTACAAGGGATGAcatgaaaattattattatgtattgtattaaaagataagttacatttttctttattttctttatttgttttattttctttattatctttattttctttatt is part of the Plasmodium falciparum 3D7 genome assembly, chromosome: 9 genome and harbors:
- a CDS encoding NifU-like protein, putative, whose translation is MIHFKNAFSYRHSLCMMRTFHFNIYKNVKFSNYITKALNKYIVTKQSTNQRFFSIINNSDYINYINEINKFIDIFEKNVDNKSTNEDHIIPVLEKIKNEKIYKDNEDIMEIISSIKLLIEKRVRPIILNDGGDIKFICFDVDKGIVYVQLEGACVTCAQSEVTLQYMIKNMLTYYISEIKEIKNVSKDGIIL